The following is a genomic window from Nitrososphaerota archaeon.
TCAGGGTCCCGACGACCGCCCCGATGACCTCGACGGCGAAAGACGCGACCGCGCCTCCGGCCAGGGCGAACAGGGCGACCCTCTTCCCCGAGACCCCCGACGGGAGGTACCTGCTGTAGTCCGACGCGTAGGGGGACCAGCTCATAAGATAGGAGAAGGAGACCGCCAGGACCACCCCAACCGAGCCGAGGGTGATGTCAGGGTAGGCAGGGGCGAGGAGGACCAGCTGCCCTCTGTCGGCCCCGAGGGCGGAGGCCAAGACCCCGAGGAAGAGGAGCCCCAGGACCACGGCCATCACCTTCTCGTAGAGGTGGATGAAGTCGTGGCCGAAGACGACTATCAGGACCTGGGCGGCGACGAGCAGGGCGGCGGCAGCGTAGTAGTTCAGCGAGGGCCAGACCACCTGGAGGGCCGTGACCCCGAGGATCGTGTTGACCACGAACCAGCCGACGGTGCTGAGCCAGTTGAGCCCGCCGAAGACGTAGTTCCCCCGCCGGCCGAAGGTCGCCCGCGAGGAGAGCATCTGGGGGAATCCGAGCCTCGGCCCCATGGCCGCCGAGAGGCCGAGCATCGCCCCTCCCAGGAGGTTCCCTGCCAGGAGGACCGGGACGGACTGGGAGAAGGTGAGCCCGAAGGAGCTCACGGCGAGGACCCCTATGACGTAGTCGGCCACCGTCAGGTTCGCGGCGAACCAGAGGGTGAAGGTCCTTCCGGGGGAGCCGTGGCGCTCCTCCTCCGGGACGTGCTCGATCCCGGTCCTTTCGACCTCCGCCGGCCTGTCAGCCAATGGACGCGTTACCTACGGCGAGCATTTCTAACCCTTTCCGGGCTCGGGGCCGCCCTCCAGGGTGCCCGCCATCGCCATGACCTTTTCCTTCAGCTCCTTCCTCCCTGCCAGGGCTGAATACACCGCCAGGAGCCGCAGCTGCCGGGCCACGTCCGCCTCGGTCTCCTTCGTCAGCCTCGCCAGCTCCTCCTTCCCCTTCCCGGATATGATGTACCTCCGGACGTTCCCTTCGCGCTTAGGCAGCTCTGTGATCAGCCCCTTCCTGAGCAGCTCCCCGAGCATCAGGTAGATGGACCCGGGGCCCGGGCTCCACTCGCCCGCGGTAGCGCGCCTTATCTGGCTGGCAAGGTCCGTCCCCGAGAGGGACGACTCGGACAGCATCTTCAGGGCGGCCAGGCGCAGCACCCCTTTGGGGACGCTAATCATCTTCTCCCCGGACCAAGCAAACGTGACTCAAGCGCGCCCAACCTGTACGGCCAACAGTCCTTCGACGAAGGGGCACGACCCTCTCTGTCATGTTAAGCTTTTCATACGTTCGGACGGGCCCGAGGCTCGAGAGCCATCTGAAACCATCCATCATAGTCCATGGCGGGGCCGGGAGCGGGAGGTACGCGAAGAACGACAGACGGTACGGCGGGCTGGAGGGCGCGGTGGAGGCGGGCCTGTCGGCCATGAAGAAGGGGTCAGGGATCGACGAGGTCGTCGCCGCGGTGAGGAGCATGGAGGACTCGGGGCTGTTCAACTGCGGGAGGGGGGCGTGCCTCACGGCCGAGGGGAAGGCCGAGCTGGACGCCGCCGTGATGAGCGCCGAGCGTCTGGCCGGGGCCGGGGTCGGCAACGTCACCTGCACCCACAACCCCGTCGCGCTGGCGAGGTGGGTGATGGAGAACACCGAGCATGTCCTTATCGTAGGGGAGAGGTGCAGGGACTACGCGAAGCTCGCTGGTATCAGGGTGGAGGAGCTGACGCCGTCGGCGCAGGCGCTCGAAAGGTTCCGGGCGTTAAGAGGGAAGGCTCCCTACAGGAGCAACCTCCGCCTCGTCAGGCGGTTCAGGACAGGGGACACAGTAGGGGCGGCGGCCGTCGGGGCTGACGGTGTCCCGGCCGCGGCCGTGAGCACGGGGGGGAGGTGGATGAAGCTCCCGGGGCGGGTGGGGGACTCCGCCATACTGGGGGCGGGGGTGTTCGCAGGGACGGGTGGAGCTGCGAGCGCGACCGGGTCAGGGGAGGACATCATCAGGGTCTCGCTGTCGATGAAGGCGGTCGAGTTGGTCTCGCGGGCCGGCGCGGCAGGAGGGGCGACGAAGGCGATCCAGATGGTCACGAAGGCGAGGGGGGAAGGGACGGCAGGGATAGTCACCGTGGACTCGAAGGGGAGGGTGGGGGCGGCCTACAACACCGAGTCGATGGGGAGGGCCTGGTGGGACAGGGAGAAGGGGCGGACGGTGGCCACGTTCTGACGGGCCGTCCTGATGCGTACGAGGCAGGGTGACACCAGGGCCCGTCTGGCCGCGGCACGGCGCTCCCCGCTAGGAGAGGCCGAGGAGGTGGCGCCCTCCTTAGGCTAGACCGGGATACCTACCTTGATGCAGAACTTCGCGAAGCGGGGGTCCTTGCGGAGCTCGCCGAGGAACGGGTCCGTCTTGATCAGGAACCCCCACGCGTGGGCGTCGGCGAGCTGGTCGAGGAAGGCGAAAGCCCTGTCGTAGTCCTTCAGCAAGGCGCTGACCACGAACGACGTCTGCAGGACGAGGGTGGAGCTGGCGTCGCCGCCCCCGATGTCCCTGATGGCCTCGTCTGCGTCGTCTCTCTTCCCCTGGAGGGCGAAATAGACCGCCTTCTCCGCCTGCAGCATCGTGTTCCCGCGGCCGTCCCTGAGCCCCGACTCGATGGCGTCCCAGGCGGCTCCGTAGTCCCCGGTTATGAGATAAGAGGCGGTGACCGCATCCTGGAGGTGGTAGTTGTGCGGGTAGAGCTCGCGCATGTGGCCGAGTATCTTGGACGACTCGTCCTTCTTCCCCTCTATGAGGAGCACCTGCGAGAGCAGGATCCCGTCGATCGATGAGAGCGGGTCGAGGGCGTATGCCCGCCGGAAGTTCGCCTCACTGGCTTGGAGGCGCCCGAAGGCGCCTTCGACCTCGCCCAGGAGCCTGTAGGCGTCGGAGAGGTTTGGATTGAGCCTCACAGCCTCCTCGAGCTCCCTGCGCGCCTCCTGGAACCTGTCGAGCCCCATGTCTACGCTCGCCATGGCGGAGTGGGTCTCAGCTATCTCCGGGCCGACCTCGAGCGCCTTCCGGGCGGCCCGTTCTGCCTTCGCCAGGCTTCCCGCATAGTCGCCGAAGTAGCCCAGGTGCCTGTAGGTTTCGGCGAGGAGGGCGTAGGCCTTCGCGAAGGAAGGGTCCCTGTCCACGGCCGACTCCAGCAGGGCGATGGCCTCCTCCTGGCTCGACTCGGCCCCCTCGTGGCAGAGGCTCATGGCGCGCAGGTAGACCGTGTACGCGTCTGGGTTGCCGGTGGACCCGGCCGCGGCCGGGGAGGAGTCAGACATGCGCGCCCTCAGGGCGTCGGCCACCCTCGCCGCGATGTCCGTCTGGATGGCGAAGACATCGTTCATGTCTCTGTCGTAGCTTTCCGCCCAGACGTGCCTGTCCTTGACCGCGTCTATCATCTGCACGGTGACCCTGAGTTTGTTGCCTGCCTTCCGGACGCTCCCCTCCAGGACGGTCCCCGCGTCCAGCTCCCTCGAGATCTCCCTGATCGGTTTGACGGCCTTCTTGTACTGCATCACTGAGGTCCGGGAGATGACCTCCGCGCCTTCGATTCGGGACACGGTGGAGATCAGCTCCTCCGTCATGCCGTCGGCGAAGTACTCGTCGCCGGGTTCCGGGCTCATGTTTGAGAACGGCAGGACCGCCACCCTCCTCCCCTCGGGCCGCCGTTCCTGCGGCGGCTTCGACTCCCAGGGCATCTTGACCCTGAACACCTCGACGGGGGAGCTGACGTTCTTCAGCTCTTTCTCCCCCAGGGAGACGAACGGTAGGTTGAACTTGTTCCTGACCTGGTCGTACACCTGCCTGGAGACGCACACCCCTCCCGGCTCGGCCAGCGGCTCGATGCGCGACGATATGTTGACGGCGTCCCCGAAGACGTCGCCGTCCCGGTGGATCACGTCCCCCAGGTGCACTCCGACCCTGATGACGACCCTCCAGCCGTCCCCGGCGGTCTCGTTGTAGTCGTGCAGGATGGCCTGGACCTCGGCCGCGCACCGGAGGGCGTCCAGGGCGCTTTCGAACTCTACCAGGAACGAGTCCCCGATGGACTTCACCTCCCTTCCGTTGAACTTCGGGAAGCACGGTCTCAGCAGGGCGTCCTGCTTGCGGAGCAGGTCCATGGTCTTGGACTCGTCGGACTGGGTGAGGGCGGTGTATCCGACCATGTCCGTGAACATGATCGCGGCGAGCCTCCTCTGGTCCTGCGACAACTGTAGGAAGAGCGCTGCTGAGCACTTGGAGATAAACGCGTTGCGTGGCGCCAGCTTCGCCACGAGGGGCCCGGCTGCGCCCTTCTGCGGACCCGTTATATCCGGGCCGCGGCAGCGGCCGGCGTTGAAAGCGTACTGCATTTCTCATGTCAAGGACGTCGACGGGCTCGGCGCCGGGTCGCTTGCTGCGGCGGCGACCGGGGGGACGGTGCTCCTCACTGACTACGACGACGTGGTAGCGAACCTCAGAAAGGTCCCCGGCGACGCCGACCGGGTGGTGGTAAGCGACCTCGGGGCGGACACGGCCGACTTTCCGGACTTCCTCGCCGAGATGAAGCGGCTGGCCGGCCACGCCAGGGTGACGTACATCGACCACCACTACATGACCGACGCCGCGAAGAGGAAGCTGAAGAGTGCGGGGGTCCAGGTGGTGCACGACGTGCGTGAGTGCGCGAGCATGCTGACCTACAGGACGTTCAGGGACTCCCTCCCGGAGGGGGCGAGGCTGATCG
Proteins encoded in this region:
- a CDS encoding isoaspartyl peptidase/L-asparaginase, which encodes MLSFSYVRTGPRLESHLKPSIIVHGGAGSGRYAKNDRRYGGLEGAVEAGLSAMKKGSGIDEVVAAVRSMEDSGLFNCGRGACLTAEGKAELDAAVMSAERLAGAGVGNVTCTHNPVALARWVMENTEHVLIVGERCRDYAKLAGIRVEELTPSAQALERFRALRGKAPYRSNLRLVRRFRTGDTVGAAAVGADGVPAAAVSTGGRWMKLPGRVGDSAILGAGVFAGTGGAASATGSGEDIIRVSLSMKAVELVSRAGAAGGATKAIQMVTKARGEGTAGIVTVDSKGRVGAAYNTESMGRAWWDREKGRTVATF
- a CDS encoding PadR family transcriptional regulator gives rise to the protein MISVPKGVLRLAALKMLSESSLSGTDLASQIRRATAGEWSPGPGSIYLMLGELLRKGLITELPKREGNVRRYIISGKGKEELARLTKETEADVARQLRLLAVYSALAGRKELKEKVMAMAGTLEGGPEPGKG
- a CDS encoding cytosine permease; translation: MADRPAEVERTGIEHVPEEERHGSPGRTFTLWFAANLTVADYVIGVLAVSSFGLTFSQSVPVLLAGNLLGGAMLGLSAAMGPRLGFPQMLSSRATFGRRGNYVFGGLNWLSTVGWFVVNTILGVTALQVVWPSLNYYAAAALLVAAQVLIVVFGHDFIHLYEKVMAVVLGLLFLGVLASALGADRGQLVLLAPAYPDITLGSVGVVLAVSFSYLMSWSPYASDYSRYLPSGVSGKRVALFALAGGAVASFAVEVIGAVVGTLTPNLGLFQGLYQLTGSFGPYAILAILLGAVAANSLNLYTNSLSALVLDVRTKRWIAVIAGGAVGLALTFYGQANFAANFESFLLVLDYWITPWLGVVLVDYFVLGRTTVATAADPRMWDWRALAAYLAAVVISVPFMVPALNLGYPFGALAYLFGGADYSYFVSFGVACALTFVLRSGKARSSG